A genomic window from Solanum stenotomum isolate F172 chromosome 10, ASM1918654v1, whole genome shotgun sequence includes:
- the LOC125841907 gene encoding uncharacterized protein LOC125841907, translated as MHIIYTRRVIIALLIAYVAAAAAADLEINGAEKTGVDGVILSSNSSVNEKLDPIVTNRKKDVQLENDSSNSGMRSKEAGDRRKMNNSSESIGELVNVVGKNKLDDSNVKRGDERGGLKEGEGEKKGDDRGSERDDRKEDVKEAEQQEKANNSSSGKLEEKGKVLPDGIQSREEILPARKESFHGEECDSSYSCTIEEKALVACLRVPGNESPDLSLLVQNKGQDTASISIMAPKFVKLEHNEIELQGKENKKMKVSIGNGGNDNIIILKAGDGQCSLDFRGLIDNADKTSQFNYVLPSFGIMCLVAIALVATILSYIKRRLLVSNGHTYQKLDNALPVSSGGKVETLSTDGWDNNWDDNWDDEEAPKAPSLPVTPSLSSKIISSRRSSKEGWKD; from the exons ATGCATATAATTTATACTCGTCGAGTAATTATAGCTTTACTCATTGCTTAcgttgctgctgctgctgctgctgatTTAGAG ATCAATGGAGCTGAAAAAACAGGTGTAGATGGAGTGATCTTGAGTAGTAATAGTAGTGTGAATGAGAAATTAGATCCAATAGTTACGAATAGGAAAAAGGATGTTCAATTAGAAAATGATAGTTCGAATAGCGGAATGAGGTCAAAGGAAGCTGGGGATCGGAGGAAAATGAATAATAGTAGTGAAAGTATTGGTGAGTTGGTGAATGTTGTGGGGAAGAACAAGTTAGATGATAGTAATGTGAAAAGGGGTGATGAGAGAGGAGGGTTGAAAGAAGGTGAAGGGGAGAAGAAAGGAGACGATAGGGGTTCCGAGAGAGATGACAGGAAAGAGGATGTAAAAGAAGCTGAACAGCAAGAGAAAGCAAACAATAGTAGTTCTGGGAAGCTGGAGGAGAAGGGAAAGGTTCTTCCTGATGGAATTCAGTCTAGAGAGGAGATATTGCCTGCAAGAAAGGAGAGCTTTCATGGAGAAGAATGTGATTCATCTTATAGTTGCACAATAGAGGAAAAGGCATTGGTTGCATGTCTAAGAGTTCCGGGAAATG AATCGCCAGACCTCTCACTTTTGGTTCAGAACAAGGGACAAGACACTGCCAGCATTTCTATTATGGCTCCTAAGTTTGTAAAACTGGAGCATAACGAGATTGAACTCCAAGGGAAGGAAAACAAGAAG ATGAAGGTTTCTATAGGGAATGGAGGAAATGACAACATCATCATTCTGAAGGCAGGAGACGGTCAATGTTCACTTGATTTCAGGGGTCTGATTGACAACGCTGATAAAACATCTCAGTTCAATTATGTTCTCCCATCCTTTGGAATAATGTGTTTGGTTGCAATTGCATTAGTAGCTACAATCTTGTCGTACATCAAGCGGAGGCTTCTAGTAAGCAATGGCCACACGTATCAAAAACTGGACAATGCTTTACCAGTTTCCAGTGGCGGAAAGGTAGAAACGCTCTCAACTGATGGATGGGACAATAACTGGGATGACAATTGGGACGACGAGGAGGCACCCAAAGCACCATCCTTGCCAGTCACTCCTTCACTCTCTTCTAAAATTATCTCCTCACGACGGTCTAGTAAGGAAGGCTGGAAAGATTAA